One part of the Deltaproteobacteria bacterium genome encodes these proteins:
- the rplT gene encoding 50S ribosomal protein L20, which produces MRVKRGCKARHRRKKIFKLAKGFRGRSKNTIRQTTQRVEKALCYAYRDRKARKRDFRRLWITRINAALSDCGINYASFISGLKKAGVGLDRKMLADLGAREPKTFMAVVDLVRKQACV; this is translated from the coding sequence ATGAGAGTAAAGAGAGGCTGTAAGGCGCGCCACAGAAGGAAGAAAATTTTTAAATTAGCGAAGGGTTTTCGAGGTCGCTCGAAAAATACCATTCGCCAGACAACTCAGAGAGTTGAGAAGGCGCTTTGTTATGCTTACAGGGATAGAAAGGCAAGAAAGCGCGATTTTAGGCGGCTGTGGATCACTCGCATTAATGCAGCGTTAAGCGATTGCGGAATTAACTACGCGTCCTTTATCTCTGGCCTAAAAAAAGCTGGAGTTGGGTTGGATCGCAAGATGCTGGCTGACCTCGGCGCGCGCGAGCCAAAAACCTTTATGGCTGTAGTCGACCTCGTAAGAAAACAAGCTTGCGTCTAA
- the rpmI gene encoding 50S ribosomal protein L35, which produces MPKMKTNKGAAKRLHKTGGQRIARGRANRRHILSKKSRTRKRQLRQPASVDMRDMGRVLRLLPY; this is translated from the coding sequence ATGCCGAAGATGAAGACAAATAAAGGGGCGGCAAAGCGCTTGCACAAAACTGGAGGGCAGCGAATTGCTAGGGGCCGCGCTAATCGTAGACATATCCTTTCTAAAAAGAGTAGAACGCGAAAGCGCCAGTTGCGCCAACCAGCCTCTGTAGATATGCGCGATATGGGGCGAGTTTTGCGGCTTCTGCCATATTAA
- the pheS gene encoding phenylalanine--tRNA ligase subunit alpha, whose product MLTTDSVNELRRHAKTRIAAVSDKSTLDEARASFLGKKGEITVLMKQLASIEPTARKELGALLNSARDELERLFLERANEFAQAALDRQLQSEWIDVSLPVKAIIPTKEQGSIHPLTKVQRELEAIFVGLGFSVVDGPEVELDYYNFEALNIPETHPARDMQDSFYTTCGKLLRCHTSSIQVRALERLKPPLRIVAPGRCFRCERVDSSHEHTFYQMEGMMIDREVNVGHLIYFMRTLLREIFGNEQKVRLRPGYFPFVEPGFELDIWFRGRWLELLPCGLIHPKVLEYGGLDPELWSGFAFGLGLSRLVMSRYGIDDIRYLQSGDLRFLKQF is encoded by the coding sequence GTGCTTACTACTGACTCGGTAAACGAGTTAAGGCGGCATGCTAAAACAAGAATTGCTGCCGTATCAGATAAATCCACGCTAGATGAGGCTCGCGCCAGTTTCTTAGGCAAAAAGGGCGAGATTACAGTCCTCATGAAGCAGTTGGCTAGTATTGAGCCAACTGCGCGAAAAGAATTGGGAGCTCTTCTAAATAGCGCTAGAGACGAGCTCGAGCGGCTATTTTTAGAACGAGCAAATGAGTTTGCTCAAGCGGCGCTTGATAGACAACTGCAATCCGAGTGGATCGATGTTTCCCTTCCAGTAAAGGCTATTATCCCTACAAAAGAGCAAGGCTCCATTCACCCGTTAACAAAAGTTCAGAGGGAGCTAGAAGCAATATTTGTTGGCCTTGGTTTTAGCGTAGTAGATGGCCCGGAAGTTGAACTCGATTATTACAACTTCGAGGCGCTTAATATTCCAGAAACCCATCCAGCTAGAGACATGCAGGATTCTTTTTACACTACTTGTGGAAAGCTTCTTCGATGTCACACGTCGTCTATCCAAGTGAGAGCATTAGAGCGCTTAAAACCACCGCTACGCATTGTAGCGCCGGGGCGGTGTTTTCGTTGCGAACGGGTAGATTCATCTCACGAGCATACTTTCTACCAGATGGAAGGGATGATGATCGATCGCGAGGTCAACGTGGGACATCTCATCTACTTCATGAGAACTCTTTTAAGGGAGATTTTTGGCAACGAACAAAAGGTGCGTTTGAGGCCTGGCTATTTTCCTTTTGTTGAGCCGGGTTTTGAACTCGATATATGGTTTCGCGGCCGTTGGTTAGAGCTTCTGCCTTGTGGATTAATTCACCCCAAAGTTTTGGAATATGGCGGTTTAGATCCGGAGCTCTGGTCTGGTTTTGCATTTGGTCTAGGCCTAAGTAGGCTCGTCATGTCGCGCTATGGAATTGATG